From a region of the Paenibacillus segetis genome:
- a CDS encoding phage tail sheath family protein, translating to MAGGNWSLTNQPVLPGLYMNFVGAAETAIQSGARGVVVAPVKSHWGPIGQFVEVSNETTIKEMFSNNESNGATAYTTLYLSLLGGPKKLLAYRLADHSAAEAVVTLKNTAQTPVDVLALKAKYTGTRGNDFKVTIQPNLVVASQKELKLYEGNVLLRTISLGDGTVDVAIASINEDSGNKWIVAEKVGDGIVADVSGVVLTGGNSGISGITNTDYIAATEAFETQDFHVLTLDGVSDAALRTSLVAWVKRVRGEGKGIIATFGGSKAEDIAVDAVSKSIARSIATDFEGVVNVGTGGKMNGKEYTSAQVAAWVAGLIAGQALKESTTYAVTPFEDVTRRWTRSEQEHGIQNGVFLLVHDGRRVKVLRGVNSLITPRQGQNNGWKKIRKIRVIDQINSDLQRQAEDNYIGKVNNTEEGRIALIAAGKQYLQTLASENVIESTGFDVTLDSRFYGSAAQFQPADDQVFLAWTADASDVMEQIFGTFNVQ from the coding sequence ATGGCAGGAGGCAATTGGAGTTTGACTAATCAACCGGTATTACCAGGTCTGTACATGAACTTTGTGGGCGCGGCCGAAACAGCAATTCAATCGGGAGCACGCGGTGTAGTAGTCGCACCAGTAAAATCACATTGGGGACCCATCGGGCAATTTGTTGAAGTCTCAAATGAAACGACAATTAAGGAAATGTTCTCTAACAATGAATCTAATGGGGCGACAGCTTATACAACGCTGTACCTTTCTTTATTGGGTGGACCTAAGAAGTTGCTAGCTTACAGATTAGCAGATCATTCTGCTGCAGAAGCTGTGGTTACCTTGAAAAATACAGCTCAAACACCAGTAGATGTACTAGCCTTGAAAGCAAAATACACAGGGACACGTGGTAATGACTTCAAGGTGACGATTCAACCAAATCTTGTTGTAGCCAGTCAGAAGGAATTGAAGTTATACGAAGGTAACGTGTTATTGCGAACGATATCTCTTGGAGATGGCACTGTTGATGTAGCTATTGCATCAATCAATGAAGATTCCGGGAATAAGTGGATCGTTGCTGAGAAAGTCGGCGACGGTATTGTTGCAGATGTATCAGGTGTAGTTCTTACTGGCGGAAACAGTGGAATCTCTGGGATCACGAATACTGATTATATCGCGGCTACAGAAGCTTTTGAGACCCAAGACTTCCATGTTCTAACACTCGATGGAGTCAGTGATGCGGCACTTCGTACCAGCTTGGTTGCCTGGGTGAAACGAGTGCGTGGTGAGGGCAAAGGGATTATCGCAACGTTCGGCGGGTCCAAAGCAGAAGATATCGCTGTAGATGCGGTGAGTAAAAGTATTGCTCGCAGTATCGCTACTGATTTCGAGGGTGTTGTAAATGTAGGTACCGGCGGAAAAATGAACGGGAAGGAATACACTTCTGCTCAAGTAGCGGCATGGGTAGCAGGATTAATTGCTGGACAGGCATTGAAGGAGTCGACGACGTATGCTGTGACACCATTTGAAGATGTTACACGTCGTTGGACCCGTTCAGAACAGGAACATGGAATTCAGAATGGTGTGTTTCTGCTGGTGCACGATGGACGTAGAGTTAAGGTACTGCGCGGAGTGAACAGTTTGATTACACCTCGTCAGGGTCAGAACAATGGCTGGAAGAAAATCCGAAAGATTCGGGTTATCGATCAGATTAATTCTGATTTGCAGCGTCAGGCAGAGGACAATTATATCGGTAAAGTCAATAACACAGAAGAAGGTAGAATTGCATTGATTGCTGCTGGAAAGCAATATTTGCAGACGTTAGCTTCAGAAAATGTAATTGAATCTACAGGCTTCGACGTAACACTAGATTCGCGGTTTTATGGGAGTGCTGCACAATTTCAACCCGCAGATGATCAGGTATTCCTGGCATGGACGGCAGATGCTAGTGATGTTATGGAACAAATTTTCGGCACGTTCAACGTGCAATAA
- a CDS encoding stalk domain-containing protein gives MKKIGYLITGLALGLTISIASPVFAQGVKTITAKLNNTVNVLVNGEKVYLNAKPLIYNNLNYLPVAEISQALGLDVSYDKKTDEIRIVNPNANNFPIAAEPVTYNKELKLGESVEFGNIKFTINRLISEPREYINDLNYGLDYEIESLNGSSDGVVIEAQLNLQSGRSYYLNFENIDKIIQGSTIRSTTLYKGISVDENEIPISIKVKLTSYTKTMDILGYATWTL, from the coding sequence ATGAAAAAGATAGGCTATTTAATCACAGGGCTAGCTTTAGGATTAACCATATCTATAGCAAGTCCGGTATTTGCACAGGGTGTAAAAACCATTACCGCTAAACTCAACAACACTGTCAATGTGCTTGTGAACGGGGAGAAAGTATACTTAAATGCCAAGCCCCTAATATACAACAATCTTAATTATCTTCCTGTAGCGGAAATAAGTCAGGCGTTGGGTCTGGATGTTAGTTATGATAAAAAGACTGATGAAATTAGGATTGTTAATCCAAATGCAAATAATTTTCCAATAGCTGCAGAACCCGTTACTTATAATAAAGAATTAAAGCTTGGTGAATCTGTTGAATTTGGTAATATAAAATTTACTATTAATAGATTAATTAGCGAACCAAGAGAGTATATCAACGATTTAAATTATGGACTGGATTATGAAATTGAATCTTTAAACGGTAGTTCTGATGGGGTTGTTATTGAAGCCCAGTTAAATCTTCAAAGTGGAAGAAGCTATTACTTAAACTTTGAAAATATTGATAAGATCATTCAAGGTTCAACGATCAGGAGTACTACATTATATAAAGGAATTTCAGTTGATGAGAACGAAATACCCATTAGTATCAAAGTTAAATTAACTTCGTACACGAAAACAATGGATATACTCGGATACGCAACGTGGACTCTTTGA
- a CDS encoding ArpU family phage packaging/lysis transcriptional regulator, whose translation MRKCKHPIHIVFNTVPIDTAATRAAVEERLEEVRQYRQIGFIRQEAVITASYEPKFHGPTNAISKPTETIAIRNVDKEAELREKSALLDKAMGNLSSPQREVIERSYLDNEGEYDFISCGEMGISDRTYRRIKASAIQVLAAFMKLEVVEGDEEITREKYEVG comes from the coding sequence ATGAGAAAATGTAAACATCCTATACACATCGTTTTTAATACAGTACCAATAGACACTGCGGCTACACGAGCTGCCGTTGAGGAACGCCTAGAAGAAGTTCGGCAGTACAGACAAATTGGATTTATCCGTCAGGAGGCAGTAATCACCGCAAGCTACGAACCGAAGTTTCACGGACCTACGAATGCTATTAGTAAACCAACCGAGACTATCGCCATTAGGAACGTAGACAAGGAAGCGGAATTACGCGAAAAGTCAGCATTGTTGGACAAGGCCATGGGAAATCTATCAAGCCCTCAAAGGGAAGTCATCGAAAGAAGCTACTTAGACAATGAAGGCGAATACGACTTCATCAGCTGCGGAGAAATGGGCATCAGCGACCGCACATATCGCCGGATTAAGGCGAGCGCGATTCAGGTATTGGCGGCGTTCATGAAACTTGAAGTTGTTGAAGGTGATGAGGAAATAACGAGAGAGAAGTATGAAGTCGGCTGA
- a CDS encoding helix-turn-helix domain-containing protein, whose protein sequence is METLGDRIKYVREKKNMTQKDLATKADLTIVQLSRYETNDRKPDPESLRRIVDALDTNGDYLLGRTQDTSPSDEKGTSMSFYGGPESYTADEIAMMEAALKAYREQKKKLLEQDTTKKFKS, encoded by the coding sequence ATGGAAACTTTGGGCGATCGTATCAAATATGTTAGGGAAAAAAAGAATATGACCCAAAAGGATCTAGCTACCAAAGCGGATTTAACCATCGTACAGTTGTCCAGGTACGAAACGAATGATAGAAAACCAGATCCGGAATCGTTAAGACGAATTGTCGATGCGCTAGATACCAACGGGGATTATCTGCTTGGCCGCACGCAAGACACCTCACCTTCAGATGAGAAAGGGACAAGCATGTCTTTTTATGGTGGTCCAGAATCTTATACAGCCGATGAGATTGCGATGATGGAAGCAGCGCTGAAGGCTTATCGGGAGCAGAAGAAGAAGTTATTGGAACAAGATACCACAAAGAAATTCAAATCATAA
- a CDS encoding ImmA/IrrE family metallo-endopeptidase yields the protein MLFSYYKESHLEQWINTKFLSHGIMNTTDHDIERIAEAFNVELVYDICPSFSDNEDGVIFLNKHADDVTARVIFFHELCHVLRHAGDQRNMSSLFKEAQELEADQFVLYAAMPFYLVAKLHVPDQRNEAIPYLADQFHVPLHLAEQRLDQIQRRVLHGTLIAAAHEANKTQQRQQQQQETKWSNETERILTQLSHQLSGKEAL from the coding sequence ATGTTATTCTCTTACTATAAAGAAAGCCATTTGGAACAATGGATCAATACCAAGTTTTTAAGCCACGGAATTATGAATACTACCGATCATGACATTGAACGGATCGCAGAAGCTTTTAATGTGGAGCTCGTTTACGATATATGCCCTTCTTTTTCCGACAATGAAGACGGGGTAATATTCCTTAATAAGCATGCCGATGATGTGACTGCACGGGTTATTTTTTTTCATGAGTTATGCCATGTGCTTAGACACGCGGGAGATCAGCGAAATATGTCCTCTCTCTTCAAGGAAGCTCAGGAGCTTGAGGCGGATCAGTTTGTTCTATATGCTGCGATGCCTTTTTATTTGGTTGCAAAATTGCATGTTCCTGATCAACGTAATGAAGCTATTCCTTACCTCGCCGATCAATTTCATGTCCCGCTTCATCTCGCGGAGCAAAGACTGGATCAAATACAACGCCGCGTACTTCATGGCACGCTGATCGCGGCAGCACATGAGGCTAATAAGACCCAACAACGACAACAGCAACAACAAGAAACGAAATGGTCTAATGAAACGGAGCGTATTTTGACGCAATTATCGCATCAGTTGTCAGGAAAGGAGGCGCTCTAA
- a CDS encoding alpha-amylase family protein: protein MRFRQVHLDFHTSEAIPNIGKQFSKENFQRMLKLGAVDSITVFSKCHHGWAYHPSVANEQHPGLTFDLLGAMIEAAHEINVKTPVYLSAGLDEKLAIKHPEWLVRDKDDQTNWVKGFLQPGYHVFCMNTPYLDILLQQIEEVVRGYDVDGIFLDIVGARKCYCHTCLAELRLNGKDPRDEQHIIDLGEQVYMNYCLKVKELIHGIRPGLPIFHNGGHIPQGRRDLAQMNTHLELESLPTGGWGYDHFPLSARYAQTLGMEFLGMTGKFHTTWGEFGGYKHPNALRYEAALSIANGASCSIGDQLHPDGLMDEATYELIGAAYREVEAKEEWCSDVTNVADVALLSLEAMMAKLPNEQKDVTLQSDVGAARILLEGHVLFDVIDAEADFNAYKVIILPDYTVIGDELQLKLQDFVTHGGKLLCTGKAGLNTTGDAFLFDCGAEWVGANEYKPDYFRPGFKLKSLLEAAFVMYSDGQKVKLLPGGTELGRRENPYFNRDLFTFCSHQHAPSAKEYGGPGMTEGSAGIYIAWQVFHDYAVKGSLILKEMVLYAMGRLLGNRSTMTTNLPAQGIVTLQHQTAKDRYVNHLLYAAPVRRGDAVEIIEDIIPLFGVDVQLQLEEEVSQVYLAPQLEQLPYTQIDGVVTYKVPEIHGHQMVVIQTK from the coding sequence ATGCGATTCAGACAAGTACATCTCGATTTTCATACATCAGAAGCCATTCCGAACATCGGTAAGCAGTTCTCTAAGGAAAATTTTCAGCGCATGCTCAAGCTGGGTGCGGTGGACTCGATCACCGTATTCTCTAAGTGCCACCATGGATGGGCATATCATCCTTCCGTTGCTAATGAGCAGCATCCCGGTTTAACGTTCGACCTGTTAGGTGCCATGATTGAGGCTGCACATGAGATTAACGTAAAGACCCCCGTCTATCTATCCGCCGGACTTGATGAGAAGCTGGCAATTAAACATCCAGAATGGCTTGTTCGAGACAAGGATGATCAGACCAATTGGGTAAAAGGCTTTCTGCAGCCTGGTTATCACGTATTTTGCATGAATACACCCTACCTTGATATCTTACTTCAGCAGATTGAAGAAGTCGTCAGAGGTTATGATGTAGACGGCATATTCCTCGATATTGTCGGTGCACGCAAATGTTATTGCCATACTTGCTTAGCTGAGCTTCGCCTTAATGGTAAGGACCCGCGTGATGAGCAGCATATTATTGATCTTGGCGAGCAGGTCTATATGAATTATTGCCTGAAGGTGAAAGAGCTCATTCATGGCATTCGCCCGGGATTGCCGATATTCCATAATGGTGGGCATATCCCTCAGGGTCGGCGGGATTTGGCTCAGATGAATACACATCTGGAGCTGGAGTCTTTACCGACTGGCGGTTGGGGTTATGATCACTTTCCGTTGTCAGCACGTTATGCCCAGACACTAGGAATGGAGTTCTTGGGGATGACAGGGAAGTTCCATACCACTTGGGGTGAATTTGGAGGCTATAAGCATCCGAATGCTCTTCGATACGAGGCAGCGCTTAGTATTGCGAATGGAGCAAGTTGCTCGATAGGGGATCAACTGCATCCCGACGGTTTGATGGATGAAGCAACCTATGAGCTCATTGGCGCAGCATACCGTGAGGTAGAAGCAAAGGAAGAATGGTGTTCGGATGTTACGAATGTAGCGGATGTTGCTCTGTTGTCTTTGGAAGCTATGATGGCCAAATTGCCGAATGAGCAGAAAGATGTCACGCTACAATCAGATGTAGGTGCAGCTCGCATACTTCTTGAAGGTCATGTGTTATTTGATGTGATCGACGCAGAAGCTGACTTCAATGCATACAAAGTCATAATATTACCCGACTATACGGTTATTGGTGATGAGCTGCAGTTGAAGCTTCAGGACTTCGTGACTCATGGCGGTAAGTTGTTATGTACAGGTAAAGCGGGGCTAAACACTACCGGGGACGCTTTCTTATTTGATTGCGGGGCAGAGTGGGTAGGAGCGAACGAATATAAGCCAGACTACTTCAGACCAGGGTTTAAGCTTAAAAGCCTTCTAGAAGCGGCGTTCGTGATGTATTCGGACGGACAAAAGGTAAAGCTGTTACCAGGTGGGACCGAGCTTGGAAGACGAGAAAATCCATATTTTAACCGTGACCTTTTCACCTTCTGCTCCCATCAGCATGCGCCGAGCGCCAAAGAGTATGGCGGTCCGGGTATGACCGAAGGCAGCGCGGGCATCTATATCGCTTGGCAAGTATTTCATGATTACGCTGTAAAAGGCAGCTTAATCTTAAAGGAAATGGTTCTATACGCTATGGGTAGACTTCTTGGCAATCGCTCTACCATGACTACGAATCTACCAGCTCAAGGGATCGTGACTTTGCAACACCAAACTGCGAAAGATCGTTATGTGAACCATCTTCTGTATGCTGCTCCTGTTAGACGTGGTGATGCTGTTGAAATTATTGAAGATATCATTCCTCTATTCGGAGTAGATGTTCAGCTTCAATTGGAGGAGGAAGTTAGCCAAGTCTATCTGGCTCCTCAGCTTGAACAGCTGCCATATACGCAAATAGATGGTGTGGTTACTTATAAGGTTCCTGAGATTCATGGTCATCAGATGGTCGTCATTCAAACGAAATGA
- a CDS encoding sugar phosphate isomerase/epimerase family protein: MEQLRIGTLVGGKDAVRVIPQIAPYGFESFSLTFGRSTEGMDLKEASKAITELAAKHDAVISSIGVYGNTLTGAGDSADTLASWERLIDHAHLFGTDLVTGFTGRLTDRPIDESIQRYKEVFGELARRAEDRGVRIAFENCSMGGNWQTGDWNIAHNPSAWEMMFDALPSDNIGLEWEPCHQMVSLIDPIPQLRKWVDKVFHVHGKDATIAWDVIKEQGIHGPKPYVWHRTPGFGDSNWSDIITILRQADYKGTIDIEGWHDPVYRDELEMTGQVHALNYLKHCRGGHFIPNPV; this comes from the coding sequence ATGGAACAGTTAAGAATTGGTACCCTTGTAGGTGGTAAAGACGCTGTAAGAGTCATTCCCCAAATTGCACCCTATGGGTTTGAATCATTTAGCTTAACCTTTGGTAGATCAACGGAAGGTATGGATCTCAAAGAGGCGAGCAAAGCGATAACAGAACTCGCCGCAAAGCATGATGCCGTTATTTCGTCCATCGGTGTATACGGTAATACCCTTACTGGAGCTGGAGATAGCGCGGATACTTTGGCAAGCTGGGAACGACTTATTGATCATGCGCATCTGTTTGGAACAGACCTGGTCACTGGTTTTACCGGACGCTTGACGGACCGTCCAATTGACGAGTCGATTCAAAGGTACAAAGAAGTATTCGGAGAGCTGGCGAGACGAGCAGAAGATCGCGGTGTTCGAATTGCTTTTGAAAATTGTAGTATGGGTGGTAACTGGCAGACTGGCGATTGGAATATCGCTCACAATCCGTCCGCTTGGGAGATGATGTTTGACGCTCTTCCAAGCGACAATATCGGACTGGAATGGGAACCATGCCACCAGATGGTAAGCTTGATTGATCCGATTCCGCAGCTTCGTAAATGGGTAGATAAAGTCTTTCATGTACATGGCAAGGATGCGACGATTGCCTGGGATGTCATCAAAGAGCAAGGTATCCATGGACCTAAACCGTATGTATGGCACCGCACACCTGGATTTGGGGACAGTAACTGGAGCGATATTATTACTATTTTGCGACAGGCGGATTATAAAGGCACCATTGATATTGAGGGCTGGCATGACCCCGTGTATAGGGATGAGTTGGAAATGACAGGCCAAGTACATGCACTGAATTATTTAAAACACTGTCGTGGTGGTCATTTTATTCCTAATCCTGTTTAA
- a CDS encoding Gfo/Idh/MocA family protein, whose product MSKVYRVGVIGCGGIANGKHLPSLSKQERVEVVAFCDIVQERAEAAAAKFGNDEATVYTDYKELLKDSSLDIIHVLTPNDAHAEISIAALESGKHVMCEKPMAKTAAEAKRMVEAAKRTGKKLTIGYDNRFRQDSLFMKKVCEAGELGHIYFAKAHAIRRRAVPTWGVFLDEEKQGGGPLIDIGTHALDLTLWMMDNYKPKVVLGTKYHELSQKEDAANAWGPWDPQKFTVEDSAFGMIVMENGATIMLESSWALNTLDVHEAKCSLSGTEAGADMKDGLRINGEKFSRLYENKIDLGAGGVAFYEGKAESGPDIELRLWIDAIEQDKDPVVTPEQAYVVSQILEAIYESAQTGKAVYLD is encoded by the coding sequence ATGAGTAAAGTGTATCGTGTAGGAGTTATTGGCTGTGGTGGAATTGCGAATGGGAAACATCTGCCTAGTTTGAGTAAGCAAGAGAGAGTAGAGGTCGTGGCTTTTTGTGACATTGTTCAAGAACGGGCTGAAGCAGCTGCAGCGAAGTTCGGAAATGATGAGGCTACTGTCTATACGGATTATAAAGAACTATTGAAAGATAGCTCGCTTGATATTATTCATGTTCTTACCCCCAATGATGCACATGCTGAGATTTCCATCGCCGCACTCGAATCAGGCAAGCATGTCATGTGCGAGAAGCCGATGGCAAAGACAGCAGCAGAGGCTAAGAGAATGGTCGAAGCAGCCAAACGTACAGGTAAGAAATTAACGATTGGGTATGACAATCGGTTCAGACAAGACAGCTTATTTATGAAGAAGGTTTGCGAAGCTGGAGAATTGGGTCATATTTATTTTGCAAAAGCTCATGCCATCAGAAGAAGAGCTGTACCAACCTGGGGCGTATTCCTTGACGAAGAGAAACAAGGTGGAGGACCACTCATCGATATCGGTACTCATGCGCTGGATCTAACCCTTTGGATGATGGATAACTACAAACCAAAGGTTGTTTTGGGCACCAAATATCATGAGCTCTCGCAGAAAGAAGATGCTGCGAACGCTTGGGGACCATGGGATCCGCAGAAATTTACTGTTGAGGATTCAGCTTTTGGGATGATTGTTATGGAAAATGGTGCTACGATCATGTTGGAATCGAGCTGGGCCCTCAACACGCTTGATGTGCACGAAGCTAAGTGCAGTTTGAGCGGAACGGAAGCAGGCGCCGATATGAAAGACGGTCTTCGAATAAATGGCGAGAAATTTAGTCGTCTTTATGAGAATAAAATTGATCTCGGTGCAGGCGGCGTAGCCTTCTATGAAGGTAAAGCAGAAAGTGGCCCTGATATCGAGTTAAGATTGTGGATTGATGCGATCGAACAGGATAAGGACCCGGTTGTAACTCCTGAGCAAGCATATGTGGTATCTCAAATCCTAGAGGCTATTTATGAATCTGCTCAAACAGGTAAGGCTGTGTATTTGGATTAA
- a CDS encoding helix-turn-helix domain-containing protein produces MSKFPFEIMFERQDMLERLDISIQWGHYEISVLRFHLTSFPPGRVIDFHNHAEFEFHLIPRGKGMVILGDHMYPLSEGMLYLTGPGVMHYQEADAEEAMDELCLHVTIVEKPRDGVDPWEAAEAEECVQKLKELPLVPAQDYHKAMKCFLEAYEACEGKLTGYYTSIKHLVISILLKVTRAYDSGGVGAAAPVRNMLTYRYQYAIQYMQANHSATVTLENVAEKLNISSRQLQRIFKHMDPDRSFSRVLEDIRLQAVCRQLEESPVPIEQIAQSEGFTNATYLHTVFRKRLGMTPATYRNLNQTN; encoded by the coding sequence TTGAGTAAATTTCCCTTCGAGATCATGTTTGAAAGACAGGATATGCTGGAAAGGTTGGATATTTCTATCCAGTGGGGACATTATGAGATTTCAGTTCTTCGGTTTCATTTGACCTCTTTCCCGCCAGGCAGAGTCATTGATTTTCATAATCATGCCGAATTCGAATTTCATCTTATTCCAAGGGGAAAAGGGATGGTCATTCTTGGTGATCACATGTATCCATTATCAGAGGGAATGTTGTATTTAACAGGCCCTGGCGTCATGCATTATCAGGAAGCTGATGCTGAAGAGGCGATGGATGAGCTTTGTCTGCATGTAACTATTGTAGAAAAACCTAGAGATGGTGTGGATCCTTGGGAGGCTGCTGAGGCTGAAGAATGTGTCCAGAAGCTGAAGGAGCTTCCACTTGTTCCTGCCCAGGATTATCACAAGGCGATGAAGTGTTTTCTGGAAGCTTATGAAGCTTGTGAGGGTAAGTTAACGGGTTACTATACTTCTATTAAACATCTTGTAATTAGTATTTTATTAAAAGTAACTAGGGCCTATGATTCAGGCGGAGTTGGAGCAGCAGCGCCGGTTCGAAATATGTTAACTTACCGCTATCAGTATGCGATTCAGTATATGCAAGCGAATCATTCGGCAACCGTGACCCTGGAGAATGTTGCTGAAAAGCTGAATATCAGTTCTAGGCAGTTACAACGAATATTTAAGCATATGGATCCGGATCGTTCATTTAGTCGGGTCCTTGAGGATATCCGGTTACAAGCCGTCTGTCGTCAACTTGAAGAAAGTCCCGTCCCAATTGAGCAAATCGCTCAATCTGAAGGGTTTACGAATGCGACATACCTGCACACTGTGTTTCGTAAGCGTCTGGGGATGACCCCTGCTACTTATCGTAATTTGAATCAAACAAATTAG
- a CDS encoding Gfo/Idh/MocA family protein, producing MSIRIGKISFWHVHAWEYTEQAQEHEDTVIAAVWDENPERGKKAADSLNVPFYESLDDMLAQKDIDAVIVDAPTNIHKEVIVAAAKAGKHIFTEKVIAPTLTEVNEIISEVADHGVKLTVSLPRLNDGYTLSIQDILSQGLLGDITYVRVRLSHNGAIASWLPEHFYSLEQCGGGALIDLGCHPMYLTKLFLGQEVTAVSANFGYVTGKEVEDNAVVTLYTESGAIGVVEAGFVNSHSPFTIEVHGTEGTLLYGTPEEKLLLRTNKAADKANAWTEMPLYNKRESAFHQWVGHIQNDTLAVENVQIAVELTGLMDAANRSAKEGRVISLSQLNA from the coding sequence ATGAGCATAAGGATTGGTAAAATCAGCTTTTGGCATGTGCATGCATGGGAATATACAGAGCAAGCTCAGGAGCATGAAGATACGGTAATAGCTGCGGTCTGGGACGAAAATCCGGAGCGTGGAAAAAAGGCGGCAGACAGTTTAAATGTTCCTTTTTATGAGTCACTGGATGACATGCTTGCCCAAAAGGACATAGATGCTGTCATTGTAGATGCTCCAACGAACATTCATAAAGAGGTTATAGTTGCCGCTGCTAAAGCGGGTAAGCATATTTTCACAGAAAAGGTCATTGCCCCAACGTTGACCGAGGTTAATGAGATTATTTCTGAGGTTGCTGATCATGGGGTGAAATTAACTGTTTCTTTGCCTCGCTTAAATGATGGGTATACGTTATCAATTCAAGATATTTTAAGCCAAGGATTGCTTGGAGACATTACTTATGTCAGAGTTCGCTTATCCCATAATGGAGCGATTGCTAGCTGGTTGCCAGAGCATTTCTACAGTTTGGAACAATGCGGAGGTGGGGCGTTGATTGATCTTGGATGTCACCCGATGTATTTAACGAAGCTGTTCTTAGGTCAAGAAGTCACTGCTGTAAGCGCTAACTTTGGATATGTAACGGGCAAGGAAGTTGAAGATAATGCCGTAGTAACTTTGTATACAGAATCAGGAGCTATCGGTGTGGTGGAAGCGGGATTTGTGAATAGTCATTCACCGTTTACCATTGAGGTCCATGGAACCGAGGGGACTTTATTATACGGAACACCTGAAGAGAAGCTTCTTCTAAGAACGAATAAAGCAGCAGACAAAGCAAATGCTTGGACCGAGATGCCGCTCTATAACAAGCGGGAAAGTGCGTTCCATCAATGGGTGGGTCATATTCAAAATGATACGTTGGCCGTAGAAAATGTTCAAATTGCTGTTGAGCTTACCGGTTTAATGGATGCAGCGAATCGTTCCGCTAAAGAGGGCCGTGTCATTTCGTTATCACAATTAAACGCTTAA
- a CDS encoding discoidin domain-containing protein: MRFYLDHELYWEIDQSPDYPMVTLLQINDGDGGWIGDLDRSIPYPKEYLVDYFRVYKREGMPQELTPIAGKEGNLAQYAISGVGNDITWGDLYNAESHICYINDGDPNTALISKPGESLPHYIYLDWMEPQVFDSVVLTTRAGLKQGPTAWDIDVSEDGLADWHKVAASGHVDWRNDKEDLEMCEVTFDQVEQVRALRLVIREFNGNKEEGTYQIQDLAVFLNSKS, from the coding sequence ATGAGGTTTTACTTGGACCATGAGCTATACTGGGAAATTGATCAGTCACCAGACTATCCGATGGTCACTTTGCTGCAAATTAATGATGGCGATGGAGGATGGATTGGCGATCTGGATCGCTCGATCCCTTATCCGAAGGAGTATCTAGTTGATTATTTCCGGGTGTATAAACGTGAAGGAATGCCGCAGGAACTAACACCTATCGCAGGAAAAGAGGGCAACCTCGCTCAATATGCAATAAGCGGTGTAGGTAACGATATTACATGGGGTGACTTATATAACGCAGAGTCGCACATTTGTTATATTAATGATGGTGATCCTAACACGGCTTTAATTAGTAAACCAGGAGAATCATTGCCTCACTATATATACTTGGATTGGATGGAACCACAAGTCTTTGATTCCGTCGTTTTAACGACGCGGGCAGGTTTAAAGCAAGGGCCAACGGCGTGGGATATTGATGTATCTGAAGATGGTCTTGCCGATTGGCATAAAGTTGCAGCATCCGGCCATGTTGATTGGAGAAATGACAAAGAAGATTTAGAAATGTGTGAAGTTACTTTTGACCAAGTTGAACAAGTGAGGGCCCTCCGACTGGTGATTCGTGAGTTTAACGGGAATAAGGAAGAGGGAACCTATCAAATTCAAGATTTAGCTGTCTTCCTCAATTCTAAATCGTAA